DNA from Deinococcus roseus:
GGTTGAAGAAATGGAAGGAGTTCTGAGGCGGCTGTTGGTGTTGCTGGTGGTGCTCTTGCCCTTCAGTGAGGCCTTCGCTTTGTTTGGTGAGGATGTTGGCATCATGAAAGGCAACTCCCAGGAGTGCACCTTGCTGCTGGAATACGAGGCCGTTCCGGCAGCAGGCACCGGAGACAACCTCAAAACCAAAGATGAGGTCGATTCGATGTACGCAGGGCTGGCTTTCCAGGCGCTGTCGAGTTACGCCGACAATGCTTACGAGGGCGTTTTGTGTTACATGCGGGTGTTCTCGATTTTCACCTTCATTCAGGTGATGGCCACGGTGGTGATCCTCACCAACGCGATTTTTGGGACCATCAAGTACATCCGGGGTGGGGGCAGCACCGCCATTCCCATCCTGGCCAAACTGATGCTCAATCCCATCCTGGGCATCGGGTTTCTGGTGGTGATTTCAGACCAGGCGGTTTCCAGGGCCCCGATGTACGAACTGTACCGGGTGGGGGTGAATTCCAGCGATGCCATCATGAAAGACCTGCTGAAACCCGCCATGGCCAAGGCCGGTGCAAATGCTGCCATGAGCCTGGTGAGCATCGGCTGGTTGAAACTGCTGGGTCGCGCAGGGCAGATCGGCAAGCAGGCCATTGGGATGGGTGGAAAAAACCTTGCGGTCAATTCCGAAAAGATTGCACAAACCACCAACGAAATTGCTGATGCGACAAAAACCCTGTCCACCGCCACCAAAAATGGACTTGATGATGCTGCTGGGGGGATGTCCACGGCTGAGCAGGTGCTGGCGCAAGCCCCGAGCAATGCCACCAAAGCCAAAGGTTTTGCGGACACCGTGGGTGACATGGTGCTGGGCAACTTCAAAAAGTCTTTCAGTGAAGGCTGGACCAATGCCAAGGCCAAATTTGGTCAACTGCTCACCACCTCGACGGTGAGAATGATTGATTCGGTGTCCAGGATTGGAACCATGTTCATTTTGCCGCTGACCATGACCTACAGTGTGGCGATGTTCATGCTCAATGTTTCTCTGGCGATTTTGTTTGTGTTCATGCCGTGGCTGGCGGTGCCCATTTCCAGGGGGGACACCAAAGAACTCCTGAGGTATTTGACGCGCTACATTTCCATTGTGATCACCGGAATTGTGATGCCCTTTGTTTTTCTGATTGCGGTTTATATCGGTTACATCATTCCACACGACCAGGTGAATTCCATCATCAACGAGGCCTGGGGGAGCATGTTTAACGATGTCTTCACCAACACCCCCACCGGGGAGACCATTGAGGTGGCGGGCGAGTGGATCGGCAAGATCGGCTCGATCATCTTGAATGTGGTGTTCATATTGCTGGTGGTTTTCTTTGGTGGAATCATTTTGATGGCCGCAGGTATTGTGATGGCCGTGCAGTTGCTGAGGCAGGTTCCGAAACTGATCTTGGACACCATCAAATAACGCTTCGATTTTTTGTGACGGGGGTACTTTCGTATCTCCGTCTTTTTTTGTATGATGGTGTCAGCTTCCCCAAAAGCTAAGGAGTGTGTGTATGTCATCTGTCCAGAGTCGTCCGGTTAACCCCAGGGACTTGGAACGGCAGGCGCATGATTTTGTCATGTCCTGGCGCACCAAACTTGGCCAGCAGCAAATGTTCGACTTCCTTGAGTTTTTGAGGAAATTCGAACAAACCCATGAAATCAGCATGATCAACAAAATCCTGCTGTTTCTCCAACGAAAAGAGGTTCTCAGGGTGCTTCCACTTGGATTTACAATGCCTGGCCACAAACTCCATATCGAGTCTGGTGCCCAGCCGTTGTATCTCTTGAAGCAAGTCACCAGCGGTCTTTCCGTCTACGACGTTGAGCTTTTTTACGACGTTCAGGACTGGCGAGGCTGGCAGGTTCCCGAAACAGTGATTTACGAGGATGAGAAGATGGTGCTGGATCAAAAGAACCGGTTCCTGAACGAATCCCGTTACGCTGCTTTCGTGAATTCTGTGGCTGCTCCATTGAAGCCCACCGCGTCCACTCTGCATGCCCGTTTCAACAAAAACCTGGTTTTTGTTGATTCCAAACAGAGTCTGGAACGTCAGTTCGCCACTTTTGTTCACGCATATTGTGTGAATCACATTGAGCGCACGACGTCTGTTCGCGGTGAGAATTCGGATCGTGTTGCGTTTTTCATGACCTTCCTGATTGGCAGGCATTACGGCATTGATGAGGCCTGGATTGAGGAAACCGATTTTCGTTTCCTGGACCCGAACGTTGCTTACGCAACCCTCACTGTTGCCTACAACCTTTTCCTTGGTTTGCTTCCAAAACTGCCCGGCTGACCGCCCCAGTTTGGTTTGACCAAGCACAACAATCGCATTTGCAGCCCACAAGCTCAAATGCGATTTACCATTTTTTGGACCATCATGAATGATATACGAAATTTTTTAAGCATCATGGTTTTCAGGAGCGTTATATTTTTTGTAAGCTTAATACATGAATAAGCGACTGCAGAAGAAATTGCGAGCACTGGGCTGGTTGAGCATGCTGCTCAGCGCTGGATCCCTGGTCACTTCCACAGTGATGCTCATTCAGGCAGTGCCCACCCTCAACGAGCAACTCTACCAGGGCGGCTGGGGCAACATCCTGAAAGAAAACTCCAAAAACAAAATGGTTTTGCGCTGCTTCACCAAACGCAAATGCCAACCGTACCTGTTCAAGGGCATCGCCTATTACAGCAATGCCGCCTGGGCCTTCGGAGGGTTCCTGGCCCTGGCAGCGGCATGCGTGGGATTCTTCGCAGCTGCCCTGCCGAACTACAAAGACAAAGCCCCGGGGGGCAGCGACTGGTCGAACAGCAACCGCATGAAAAAGTGGGTCAGCCCCAAAGGCAAACGCTACGGTTACCTCGGTTACGCCCTCGACACCGGGAAACTCATCACTTACCCTGGCCAGTCCTTGTTTTTTCACACCGTGATGCCCACCAACTCCGGGGGAGGGAAAACCAGCAAGATGATGCTTCCCAAGGTGTTGAGCAGCGCCAAACAGGGCATTTCTGAAGTGATCATTGACATGAAAGGGGACCTCAAAAGTGGATTCATGCTGGCCCCACTGATGTATGAGCACTACGGGCATGACGTGCAGATGTTCATGCCTTTTTCCGCCTCCACCATGGGCTGGAATTTGTTGTGGAGTGACATGACCCTGGAGCAGGCTTCCGAACTTGCGGAAATGGTGCGGCCCCGCAGCGGCACCGGCAATGCGGGGGTCGATTACCACAAGAACAATGAGCGTGAACTGGTGCAGGCCCTGATTTATGGGGTGTCCCACTCTGCCAACGGCAGCATCTCCGACCTGTTTGAGATCATCAACACCGGCGAGGTGGGGGTGCGCAGTTACATCAAGAACCACCCCCTGATGGAGGTGCAACAGACCGCTTCAGGGTTTGAGAGCATGAGCAGCACCCAGCTGCAGGGTTTGCTGTCGGGTTTGAAGGCAGAACTTTCCATTTTTGTGAACAAAAATGTCGCCAGAGCCACCTCCAGTTACGGCCAGCAGGTGGATTTGCACCGCCTGTTCGAGAAACCCGGCCTGCTGTACATCAAGCTGCCAGAGAAGTTTGTGCGTGGGGGGAAAGCCCAGGTGCTGCTGCAGCTGCTGCTGATGACCATCCAGAAAACCATCTGGGAGTACACCGACCAGCGCGCCAGCGCTTCCCTGCCGATCCCGCTGGTGATCCGCATCGATGAGAAAACCAACCTGGGCCGCATCCCCAACTTTGTGGAAACCATCACCACCATGCGTTCCCGCAACGTGTGCTATGAGGTGGCCTTCCAGAACATGAAGCAGGGCTTTGCCCTGTACGGCGAGAAAGATTGGAATGCCATCCTGGAAGCTTTCGGGGTGACCTTGTTTCTGCCCAAATTCATGCACGCTGAAAGCCAGAAGTATTACTCCGAAATGCTGGGTGAGATGACGGTGCTTTCCACCAAAATCACCCGCTCTCGTGGCCCCATGATGTTTGATTTCACCTCTCACCGTCACGGGGTGGCCGAAGCCGAAGACAAACGCCCGCTGCTCGCCGTGCACGAAATGGAACAAATGGATGAGCACCTCGCCGTGGTGAAAAACTACGATGGAAAAATGCAGGTGGTTCTGCCCTACCTGTCCCAGAAATCTGTGGTGGTGGCCCACCCTGAAACCGGCCAGAAAGTCACCATCAAAAACACCCTTTACCGTGACTTTGCACGCATCGTCAAAGGGGTTGCTCCTGAAGCCATCTGGAGCGGAGACAAAGACAAAGCCGATGAAGCGGTGGAAATCCTGGGCAGGCGGGTGGACCGGCTGATTGACCGGGTGTGCGGAACCACCGATGAGAAGCTGGTGGAAGCCGAAGGCGGAGCGCTGGTGAACCCTGAAGTGGAGTTTCCCATGTGGTTCAAGAAACTGCTGGAACTCCACGCGCAGATGCATGTGAAAGACCGCATTGTGCTGCACATCACGGAGCGCATTCCCTCTGAACTGAAATCCGAAGTGGTGCTGAAAGAGTTTGAGAAGCGCGATTACCTTCAATTCAAAACCCATGAGGAAAACCAGAAAATCCGGGTGGAAATCACCCAGAAAGGCATGTCCATTCTGGCTGGGGTTGGGGGCGGGGAACTGCACCGGGAAGCCAGGCACCGGGAGGTGAGTGGTCCCCTCTTTGAATGGATTCACCAGAACCGCACCCACATCAAAGACCATCCGGAGTGCTCGGTGGCTCAGGGCAGTGAATTTGTGGGGGAATTGCGGCAGGATGCCGTTCTGATCTCCAAGACCGAAATCAAAAACCTGTTCAACGAAAAAGTGATTTCGTTGCTGGCCACCCAGCGTGTGG
Protein-coding regions in this window:
- a CDS encoding type IV secretory system conjugative DNA transfer family protein — encoded protein: MNKRLQKKLRALGWLSMLLSAGSLVTSTVMLIQAVPTLNEQLYQGGWGNILKENSKNKMVLRCFTKRKCQPYLFKGIAYYSNAAWAFGGFLALAAACVGFFAAALPNYKDKAPGGSDWSNSNRMKKWVSPKGKRYGYLGYALDTGKLITYPGQSLFFHTVMPTNSGGGKTSKMMLPKVLSSAKQGISEVIIDMKGDLKSGFMLAPLMYEHYGHDVQMFMPFSASTMGWNLLWSDMTLEQASELAEMVRPRSGTGNAGVDYHKNNERELVQALIYGVSHSANGSISDLFEIINTGEVGVRSYIKNHPLMEVQQTASGFESMSSTQLQGLLSGLKAELSIFVNKNVARATSSYGQQVDLHRLFEKPGLLYIKLPEKFVRGGKAQVLLQLLLMTIQKTIWEYTDQRASASLPIPLVIRIDEKTNLGRIPNFVETITTMRSRNVCYEVAFQNMKQGFALYGEKDWNAILEAFGVTLFLPKFMHAESQKYYSEMLGEMTVLSTKITRSRGPMMFDFTSHRHGVAEAEDKRPLLAVHEMEQMDEHLAVVKNYDGKMQVVLPYLSQKSVVVAHPETGQKVTIKNTLYRDFARIVKGVAPEAIWSGDKDKADEAVEILGRRVDRLIDRVCGTTDEKLVEAEGGALVNPEVEFPMWFKKLLELHAQMHVKDRIVLHITERIPSELKSEVVLKEFEKRDYLQFKTHEENQKIRVEITQKGMSILAGVGGGELHREARHREVSGPLFEWIHQNRTHIKDHPECSVAQGSEFVGELRQDAVLISKTEIKNLFNEKVISLLATQRVGTKNMCVVPLSSKELYEMVTDADRRHRAMLAQQSPYTVVEEAPKKGKTSGAVGVPVVVPVENKKKSKNDTLGFGVQENNRDG